One Plasmodium knowlesi strain H genome assembly, chromosome: 10 genomic window carries:
- a CDS encoding AFG1-like ATPase, putative — protein sequence MNLLVNPRVGIKSLPQVRTTIRHYKQKLLKFQQQAQFSLFNTEQKKVAVNDVTTSGQTGFIQLYHDLVKTNKIEQDPFQYKLVLILQALENNLNGYYDNVEKKIARKDVPKKKFFSSFFGIKKNAQSRSKEGSNKLGEDAENGQEMEDEKSLENYQNDDNFFIYEEETNMKEKGKRLHYNSIDSEDYYLQGTDSLIDEANIKYIRGLYVYGSVGRGKTYFLNLLFDRIKLGKLKIHYHNFMQEIHKSFHEEKMNNSEDAIKSISLKMSKKYKLIFIDEFQVVHITDAMVINSLFNHLFYQGTVLLCSSNRNPKYLYHNGLNRERFIPFIKLLYKFNYIFEIANYHDFRLRNSNADNNIYSIPTKKFEEIKKMCNDMYCQVNKKDMDHVRQVEKYNKEIAVSEFKTCVIPYSLNNYSIFSFHEICGQNISIDEFNAISKASNTLFIYDIEKMNEETKGNEMRRFILLIDILYEKNTKVFFFSNVPIFQIFQISSIISHFHTFMERMKKKYDSFNSFKNDISVYLKSGSFNRELFTKIVSHFDMDQEIGIKLFDAINFNINKEYIPIEYLRNVLTFHITNYEIDVKKHLKYLEDKDVQLEPIPYSLFDENEIDTNQENAFASMRTLSRMKHMGTVSYLEKHKRIYESSA from the exons ATGAATTTGCTGGTCAATCCAAGGGTAGGCATAAAAAGCCTCCCTCAAGTTAGAACCACAATCAGGCACTACAAACAGAAACTTTTAAAATTCCAACAGCAGGCACAGTTTTCATTATTCAACACTGAACAGAAGAAGGTAGCTGTGAATGACGTTACAACCAGTGGCCAAACTGGCTTCATTCAGCTGTACCACGATTTGgtaaaaacgaacaaaattGAACAGGACCCCTTTCAGTACAAATTGGTTCTGATTTTGCAG GCCCTGGAGAACAACCTGAATGGCTACTACGACAatgttgagaaaaaaattgctaggAAAGATGTTCCAAAGAAAAAGTTCTTCAGCTCATTTTTCGGGATTAAGAAAAACGCACAGAGCAGGAGCAAAGAAGGGAGCAACAAACTCGGAGAGGATGCAGAAAATGGACAAGAAATGGAAGACGAAAAATCGCTGGAGAATTATCAGAATGATGACAATTTCTTCATCTATGAGGAAGAAACAAATatgaaggagaaagggaaaagattACATTATAACAGCATAGACAGTGAAGATTATTACCTCCAAGGAACAGACTCCTTAATTGATGAGGCAAACATTAAATACATAAGAGGATTGTATGTGTACGGTAGTGTAGGTAGAGGGAAGACCTATTTCTTGAACCTACTATTTGATCGAATCAAATTAGGAAAGCTAAAAATTCATTATCACAATTTCATGCAAGAAATACATAAAAGTTttcatgaagaaaaaatgaacaattcaGAGGATGCCATTAAAAGTATCTCCCTAAAAatgagtaaaaaatataaattaatttttatcgACGAATTTCAGGTGGTACACATAACGGATGCAATGGTGATTAATTCTCTCTTtaatcatttattttatcaagGAACTGTTTTATTATGTTCTTCCAATAGGAACCCCAAGTATTTGTATCACAATGGGCTGAATAGGGAACGATTTATCCCCTTCATAAAGCTCCTCTACaaatttaattatattttcgaAATTGCCAACTACCACGATTTTAGACTTCGAAATAGCAACGCCgataataatatttatagcataccaacaaaaaaatttgaggaaattaaaaaaatgtgcaatgATATGTACTGCCAAGTGAATAAGAAGGACATGGATCACGTTAGACAggtagaaaaatataataaagaAATCGCCGTCTCTGAATTTAAAACTTGTGTCATTCCATACAGCCTAAACaattattcaattttttcgttccatGAAATATGTGGGCAAAATATCAGCATAGACGAATTTAATGCTATATCGAAAGCGAGTAacactttatttatttatgacattgaaaaaatgaatgaagaaaCTAAGGGAAACGAAATGAGAAGATTTATTTTGCTAATAGATATTCTCTacgaaaaaaacacaaaagtatttttttttagtaatgtgccaatttttcaaattttccaaatatCTTCCATTATCTCGCATTTTCACACCTTCATGGaacgaatgaaaaaaaaatatgatagTTTTAACAGCTTCAAAAATGATATCAGTGTGTATCTCAAATCGGGAAGTTTCAACAGAGaattatttacaaaaattgtCTCTCACTTTGACATGGATCAGGa AATCGGCATTAAACTGTTCGACGCCATAAATTTCAACATCAACAAGGAGTACATTCCCATTGAATATTTACG AAATGTCTTGACCTTCCACATCACCAATTACGAGATCGATGTGAAGAAGCACCTCAAATATTTGGAGGATAAGGATGTCCAACTGGAGCCAATCCCCTACTCTCTATTCGA TGAAAATGAGATTGACACCAACCAGGAAAATGCTTTTGCTTCAATGAGGACTCTATCTCG AATGAAGCACATGGGCACTGTGTCCTACCTGGAAAAGCACAAGAGAATATATGAGAGCAGCGCATAG
- a CDS encoding ATP-dependent RNA helicase DDX1, putative, producing MSAFEELGLHSNLCELLEKNGIDLPTAIQQESIPLILGGGDVCASAETGTGKTLSFIVSSLQIVHELFRNIGTYESSNSSVAPCVNTRRDNDNGEFSSEVKKGGLLLKFLSGNNSRITLNNAVGECICNGEYSSSFEEVKVGCEIRSGMYAYEIEVLGRCFLNVGFCPSVKETLKYNYTYCSNGSKYTNGREENYGDVFSTSDIITCLINKNNNVISFKKNGKFLGNAFKIFYKYNDLPFFPYICGKYFHVKFHFSNLKYADASYKELNELMGSGQEDNSFTRKVYYGGDPEEDKTASNFQIKQMQSSGHSGAKGVLESGKVDAANRTKLYCIVLCPTRDLAMQTYNNYLIYAESFRSSSINIGLLVGGEQPNRDKRNHQQHSNILVCTCFKLMECIKKNTICLNDVRLLILDEADELINNDEKSVLQIKDISMKQSQHVQTCFYSATLQDQNVKDCINKITNKPIFVDLKYGKNSIPSHIYVCVYYVNNKNTNFSYSEENKKEKMYDDIIYNEKLHAMSYEMVYEYTDKVHLLNCGKNEKEKISLDIKINKLKKLIHIINVFNMQNGIIFCRTNLDCDNVYNFLNHLGDGKAYKGTVETMKENKYSCVILKGKMSNTERKNNLDAFRKGEVRFLICTDVAARGIDIQNLRYLIIMTLSDNINSFFHKIGRVGRDGKNSLCIVLSAESEEEKVWFHTCPSRGVNCYNRNLKDNKGCTVYIKEGDYIQTINNMLETPMHVLDSKYYYAENVVDPLNYIKNNPVSNKSRRNKSQSGNTIFSEPLHTDVIGCFGPSIENIKKLQSDICCRYYESAKFSL from the coding sequence ATGTCGGCCTTCGAGGAACTAGGTTTGCACAGCAACTTGTGCGAACTGCTAGAAAAAAACGGAATAGATTTACCAACCGCTATTCAGCAGGAGTCCATTCCACTaattttaggggggggagatgtATGTGCATCAGCTGAGACAGGGACAGGTAAAACGCTAAGTTTTATTGTCTCCTCTTTGCAAATAGTGCACGAATTGTTTAGGAATATAGGAACGTACGAATCGAGCAATTCTAGCGTAGCTCCATGTGTCAACACCAGGAGAGATAACGATAATGGTGAATTCTCcagtgaagtaaaaaaaggggggttaCTTCTAAAATTCCTAAGCGGTAACAATTCGAGAATCACCCTGAACAATGCAGTTGGAGAATGCATATGCAATGGTGAATACTCTAGTTCATTCGAAGAAGTCAAAGTGGGATGCGAAATAAGGAGTGGAATGTACGCCTACGAAATTGAAGTTCTAGGAAGGTGCTTCTTGAACGTTGGATTTTGCCCCTCAGTAAAGGAAACGCTAAAATATAACTACACCTATTGCAGTAATGGGAGCAAGTACACCaatggaagggaagaaaattatggagACGTCTTTTCAACCAGTGATATAATAACTTGCTtgataaataaaaacaacaacgtaatttcttttaaaaaaaatgggaagtttTTGGGAAAtgcttttaaaatattttacaagtATAAtgatcttccttttttcccctatatatgtgggaaatattttcacgtgaagtttcatttttcaaatttgaagTACGCCGATGCATCCTACAAAGAGTTGAATGAACTTATGGGCTCAGGCCAGGAAGACAACTCCTTTACGAGGAAAGTGTACTACGGTGGAGACCCAGAGGAGGATAAAACAGCGTCGAACTTCCAGATAAAGCAGATGCAAAGCAGTGGCCACTCTGGTGCTAAAGGTGTTTTGGAAAGCGGCAAGGTGGACGCAGCCAATAGGACCAAGTTGTACTGCATCGTTCTCTGCCCTACTAGGGACCTAGCCATGCAGACGTATAATAATTACCTGATTTATGCGGAGAGTTTCAGAAGCTCGTCCATAAATATCGGGCTCCTAGTAGGAGGGGAACAACCTAACAGGGACAAACGAAATCATCAGCAACACAGCAACATCCTCGTATGCACTTGTTTCAAACTTATGGAatgtataaagaaaaatacaatatGCTTGAACGATGTAAGATTACTTATTTTAGACGAAGCAGACGAACTTATCAATAATGATGAGAAATCCGTTTTGCAAATTAAGGATATAAGTATGAAGCAGAGTCAGCATGTACAGACCTGCTTCTACTCTGCCACGTTACAGGACCAAAACGTAAAGGATTGTATTAACAAAATTACGAACAAACCAATTTTCGTAGATTTGAAATATGGGAAAAATAGCATCCCCtcacacatatatgtttgcGTCTACTACGTtaacaataaaaatacaaactTCTCATACTCCGAAGaaaacaagaaggaaaaaatgtatgatgATATAATTTACAACGAAAAGCTACACGCAATGAGCTACGAAATGGTTTATGAATATACAGACAAAGTACACTTACTCAATTgtgggaaaaatgaaaaggagaaaatctcCCTGGATattaaaattaacaaattgaaaaaattaattcatatAATTAATGTTTTTAACatgcaaaatggaataattttttgtcGAACAAATTTAGACTGCGATaatgtatataattttttaaaccaCCTTGGAGATGGAAAAGCTTACAAAGGCACAGTCGAAActatgaaagaaaataaatactcCTGTGTCAttttgaagggaaaaatgtccaacacggaaaggaagaataatcTTGACGCAtttagaaaaggagaagtgcGATTCTTAATATGTACGGATGTGGCTGCGAGAGGTATTGATATACAAAATTTAAGATACTTAATAATTATGACCCTGTCTGATAatataaattcattttttcacaaaattggGAGAGTAGGAAGAGATGGGAAAAACAGCTTATGCATTGTTTTAAGTGCAGAGTCTGAGGAAGAGAAAGTGTGGTTTCATACCTGTCCTAGTAGGGGCGTGAACTGCTACAACAGAAATTTGAAAGACAACAAAGGATGCACAGTCTACATTAAAGAAGGTGATTATATTCAGACAATCAACAACATGCTGGAAACGCCCATGCATGTACTTGACTCTAAGTACTACTATGCAGAGAATGTGGTGGATCCACTAAATTACATCAAAAATAACCCCGTTTCGAACAAAagcagaaggaacaaaagtcAGAGCGGCAACACCATTTTCTCGGAACCTCTCCACACCGACGTGATAGGGTGCTTCGGCCCAAGTATTGAAAATATCAAAAAGTTGCAGAGCGACATCTGTTGCAGGTATTATGAATCGGCCAAGTTTTCTTTGTAA
- a CDS encoding transcription initiation factor TFIID subunit 10, putative has product MDDNFVNDKDEQLLKLLLKNRPTFSDELIDYYLSYSGCKVTEKSCLRFISLILHKSIDKLIDESTVVLPSETPHGNDNQKDKESRGELKKELNCEKLIETLKEFDQNYQSEEIVKNFNLLK; this is encoded by the exons ATGGATGACAACTTCGTAAACGACAAGGATGAACAGTTGTTGAAACTACTGCTGAAAAATAGACCAACG TTCAGCGATGAATTGATTGACTACTACCTTTCGTACAGTGGATGTAAAGTAACGGAAAAGTCTTGCCTCAGATTCATTTCACTGATTTTGCATAAATCGATAGACAAA CTAATAGATGAGTCAACGGTCGTTCTTCCCAGCGAAACACCCCATGGTAATGACAACCAGAAGGATAAGGAGAGCAGGGGAGAACTTAAG AAGGAGCTGAACTGTGAAAAACTGATCGAAACCTTAAAAGAGTTTGATCAAAACTACCAAAGTGAAGAAATAGTAAAGAATTTCAATCTGCTTAAATaa
- a CDS encoding 18S rRNA (guanine-N(7))-methyltransferase, putative: protein MVRPEYSSPPDIFYNEDEAKKYVRNSRIRDIQSQMTERALELLVLPESPCLLLDIGCGSGISGMTLNEFDHFWIGIDISIHMIKAGLQNEAHHGGDMILADMGKLMRFQSCVFDGVVSISALQWLCNWDKKDESPKVRISAFFKWLYNCMKRGARAVFQFYPDSAEQIETLTSFAMKAGFGGGVVVDFPNSAKSKKYYLCLWIGTAVVSHLPEPLEDEEHTDTASTNRRHNKKTKKQIKKNKEWILKKKNQRRMKGLDVKRDSKYTGRKRKGKF, encoded by the exons ATGGTTAGGCCAGAGtattcctccccccctgatATT TTTTATAACGAAGATGAAGCCAAAAAATACGTTCGCAATTCCAGAATCAGGGACATACAATCCCAAATGACTGAGCGAGCTTTGGAATTGCTGGTACTCCCGGAG AGCCCCTGCTTACTGCTAGACATTGGATGCGGATCAGGCATAAGTGGAATGACCCTGAACGAATTCGACCACTTTTGGATAGGAATTGACATCAGCATTCATATGATAA AAGCCGGATTGCAGAATGAAGCCCACCACGGAGGGGATATGATTTTAGCCGACATGGGAAAAC TGATGAGGTTCCAGTCTTGTGTTTTCGACGGAGTAGTCAG CATATCTGCCCTTCAGTGGTTATGCAACTGGGACAAGAAGGATGAAAGTCCCAAAGTCAGAATTAGCGCATTCTTTAAGTGGCTATATAACTGTATGAAACGGGGAGCCAGAGCG GTATTTCAATTTTACCCCGATTCAGCAGAACAAATTGAAACCCTCACGAGCTTCGCCATGAAAGCTGGTTTCGGGGGTGGTGTTGTGGTGGATTTTCCCAATTCTGCAAAGTcgaaaaa atATTACCTCTGTTTATGGATAGGGACCGCCGTAGTTTCGCATCTTCCGGAACCCTTGGAGGACGAAGAACATACTGATACTGCAAGCACAAACAGGAG ACATaataagaaaacaaaaaaacaaataaaaaaaaacaaggaatggattttgaagaaaaagaaccaGAGAAGAATGAAG GGACTGGACGTGAAGAGGGACAGTAAATacacaggaaggaaaaggaaagggaagttTTAA
- a CDS encoding ribosomal large subunit pseudouridylate synthase, putative translates to MLFSNILYNISRRCKEKNIAYLIKKGKFFSTERRVVLERRRGIMGENPSPGDNPQPEYKSYKGHNLSIIYENEFFLVVNKPYDIKLEKGKLDDVYPSVETLLRQKTNLDVFRICGQLDYATSGLLIIAKDKLSCNILNYNIESKRISKIYLAILYGHLPLGVLHVNTPISKIKNNFKMKLCYNYNDYYDTGKYCYSLIYPYKQCYLKNQKVTLCELRTITGRRHQLRLHALCLGSGIVGDETYFEDMISNKYKIGSTSNPCEERIGLLAEEDQQDRFLDTQVGRITKIDAERMMLHCWIILKNKADQKKELKKTEDINMLEKKIFDQDYIICPDEISKFVNEEERTYDQCVLKNDDIVNNNFVNYNVKNINKNIKNIDRRLNRGKRDPLLRNSDGVENSNKLEDSHLLNREEADKNGKGENNSQGKGPSDKEQIHQTDSVIPTEEQTDQQLHPNNVQTVDVTEKFINAQEVDKNAIYLVKNDMYEDPNLLFDDIHDSVNKFNWG, encoded by the exons ATGCTATTTAGCAACATTCTTTACAACATATCACGCCGGTGTAAAGAGAAGAACATTGCATACCtcatcaaaaaggggaaattctTCTCCACAGAAAGGAGAGTTGTGCTGGAGAGACGCAGAGGCATCATGGGGGAAAACCCTTCCCCCGGTGATAATCCTCAACCGGAATATAAAAGCTACAAGGGTCATAATTTAAGCATAATATATGAAAACGAGTTCTTCTTAGTGGTGAATAAGCCTTATGACATAAAATTGGAGAAGGGGAAGCTGGACGATGTGTACCCCTCCGTGGAAACGCTTCTTCGGCAGAAGACCAACTTGGATGTGTTCAG GATTTGCGGGCAACTAGACTACGCCACGAGCGGGCTCCTAATCATCGCCAAAGATAAACTGAGTTGCAACATCCTAAACTACAACATAGAAAGCAAGCGCATAAGCAAAATATACCTAGCCATATTGTACGGGCATTTACCCCTAGGAGTTCTGCATGTAAACACACCaataagtaaaataaaaaataattttaaaatgaaattatgTTATAACTATAATGACTATTATGATACTGGGAAATATTGTTACAGTTTAATTTATCCTTATAAACAGTGCTACTTAAAAAATCAGAAGGTAACGCTATGTGAGCTTAGGACAATTACCGGGAGGAGGCATCAGCTAAGGTTGCATGCCCTTTGCCTAGGCAGCGGAATTGTGGGAGATGAAACATACTTTGAGGATATGATAAGTAATAAGTATAAAATTGGTTCGACTTCCAACCCGTGTGAGGAACGAATAGGACTGCTTGCCGAGGAGGATCAGCAGGATCGGTTCCTTGACACCCAAGTTGGAAGAATCACCAAAATTGATGCAGAGCGGATGATGCTGCATTGCTGGATTAtcctaaaaaataaagcggACCAAAAGAAAGAGcttaaaaaaacagaagataTAAACatgttggagaaaaaaatattcgatCAGGATTACATCATCTGCCCAGATGAAATAAGTAAATTTgttaatgaagaagaaaggacATATGACCAGTGTGTCCTAAAAAATGATGACATagtaaataataattttgtcaATTACAATGTTAAGAATATAAATaagaatattaaaaatattgataGAAGATTAAACAGAGGGAAACGTGACCCTTTGCTGAGGAACTCTGATGGAGTGGAAAATTCAAACAAATTGGAAGACTCGCATTTGTTGAACAGGGAAGAGGcagataaaaatggaaagggagaaaataacTCACAGGGGAAGGGACCTAGTGACAAGGAGCAGATACATCAGACAGATAGTGTTATACCTACAGAGGAGCAGACCGATCAACAGTTACACCCAAACAATGTACAAACAGTTGATGTAAcggaaaaatttataaatgcCCAAGAGGTTGATAAAAATGCTATTTATTTGGTGAAAAATGACATGTATGAAGATCCAAACCTTTTGTTCGACGACATTCATGACAGTGTTAATAAATTTAATTGGGGTTAa